The genomic segment AGCCCGTATAAAACTAAAATTATCGCCTTCCATAACGCCTTCCACGGTCGTTCGCTATTTACCGTTTCCGTTGGCGGACAGCCAAAATACTCAGACGGATTTGGTCCAAAACCAGCGGATATTATTCACGTGCCGTTTAACGATCTGCATGCGGTGAAAGCGGTAATGGACGACCACACCTGCGCGGTGGTGGTTGAGCCTATTCAGGGTGAGGGCGGCGTCACGGCGGCTACCCCGGAATTCCTCAAAGGGCTGCGCGCGCTGTGTGATGAACATCAGGCGCTGCTGGTATTTGATGAAGTCCAGAGCGGAATGGGGCGTACTGGCGAACTCTTTGCCTATATGCACTACGGCGTGACGCCGGATATCCTCACCAGCGCGAAAGCGCTGGGCGGCGGCTTCCCGGTGAGTGCAGTGTTGACCACGCAGGATATCGCTTCTGCGTTTCACGTGGGTTCGCATGGTTCCACCTACGGTGGTAACCCGTTGGCCTGTGCCATCGCGGGTGCGGCATTCGATATCATCAATACGCCAGAGGTGCTGAGCGGTGTAAACGCAAAACGCGAGCTGTTCGTAAAGCATCTGCAGCAGATTGACGGCCAGTACGACGTGTTCAGCGAGATCCGCGGTATGGGTCTGCTCGTTGGCGCTGAGCTTAAACCCCAGTATAAAGGCCGCGCACGCGATTTCCTGCACGCGGCTGCCCACGAAGGGGTGATGGTGCTCAACGCCGGTCCGGACGTGATGCGCTTTGCGCCGTCGCTGGTGGTTGAAGAGAAAGATATTGAGGACGGGTTACACCGCTTTGCTGCGGCGGTCGGGAAAATCGTAAAAGGCTAGTACGCCGTTCGCTTCAGCCTGCGCGTTAACCAAATCCCGTGATGGGGGCGCTGACGCCATGCCACCGACGAAATGGTGTGCATGGTGTTCAGATGCCCCAGAATGCGCTGCAAATGCTGCTCAAGGGTGCTCATTGGCCCGTGGGTCAGCGTCTCCGGCGCTTCCAGAATGTTCGAATCGCCTGACTCGCCCGGCGCGTCGTACTCCAGACGCTGCTGACAGCGTTGCAACGCAATTTCACACGACTGCAAATAGCGCTGCGCCAGGTCCGGCGTCAGCATCGTGTGCTCACGCGCCAGCGTGGTCATGGCGTTAATATGCTCGACGATAAACTGGCTGTGCGTGACCCACAGCTTCATGTCTGCCAGATAGTGTGAGTTAAAGCCCGGCTCCTGCATTGCCTGATTAAGCGAGTTGAACAGGGCGTTGTGCGCCTGGTTGACCTTCATGCGCTGGTAGGCCAGCGGCGAGGGCTGCGGGTCGTCGCTCAGGATCAGGCGAATGGCCTGCTGATCGGCCTCCAGCGCGTCGTGGGCGTTCTGCCGCAGCAATCCGCTCTGCCACTGCGGCCATAGCCAGACCATGCCGCCAAAGGCGATCAGGCAGCCAATCAGCGTATCGACCAGGCGGGCAATGATTAACCGATCGGCGTTGAGCGTGAGCAACTGCAGGGTGTACACCGCCGTGACCGTAAAGCCGACCGTCGCCCAGCCGTAGTTTTTGCGGATAATGAGATAGCTCACCATAGTGATTGCCAGCATCCCGACCAGCGTATAGCCTTCCGGCACGTGGAAGTGCAGGGTGATGCCCGCAATAATGAGCCCGGCTAGCGTGCCGCCAGCCCGATGGAAAATGCGCACGCGCGTGGCGCCGTAGCCATTCTGGGTGACAAACAGCACGGTCATTAAAATCCAGTACGGTTTTGGCAGATGCAGTGCCATGCCCATCAGGCTGGCGATACTGAGCATCACGCTAATGCGCGCCGCGTTGCGCAGGGCCGCAGATTTCAACGACAAATAGCTTTTGAGTGCCTGAAGCAGCGGCAGACGTTTTTGCTTATCCGCCATCAGGTCCCGGGGGTAGAGCGGTCGCTGGGTGCGCAATACACGGGCGATACGGCTGAAGTGCCAGGCGGCAAACTGGCCGACCGGGTTATCCGCATGCTGGTGGGCGATTTTTTCGAGCGCGCCAAGCTGTTTATCCATGTTAAAACGCGTGGGGTAACGGTGATAGAGAATATCATCAGCCAGCACCCTCAGGCGTGCCGCCACGGTCTGCGCGTTCCAGCGTATCACCGCTTCCGCGTGGCTACGCTCAACCAGCTTTTGCACTTCCTGTGGGTGATGGAGGCTTACGGAGATATGCTCCTGCAGATCCAGCCCCACCTGGAAGATGCGCAGCAGCCGTTTGTAATCGTGGTTTTTATTGGCGGCGAGCATATGCAACTGCTGATAGCACTGGCTAATCAGGTCCACCACCTTTTGCTGGCGCGCCAGCAACGGCGGGAGCGATTTTTCCGGGTCAGTGTGCTGGGTGAGCAGGGTATATTTGGCTTCGCAATAGTCCGCAAGCTGCACGTAGAGCAGGCTCAGGGACTCACGCAACGGCTGCTCTCGCCACATCCGGAACCAGAACCAGTTAAACAGCCCGTACCATAGCGTACCGAGGGCG from the unidentified bacterial endosymbiont genome contains:
- the argD gene encoding bifunctional acetylornithine/succinyldiaminopimelate transaminase, producing MATEQPAITRATFDEVILPVYAPAEFIPVKGKGSRVWDQQGKEYVDFAGGIAVTALGHCHPALVKALKTQGETLWHTSNVFTNEPALRLGRKIIESTFADRVLFMNSGTEANETAFKLARFYASTRHSPYKTKIIAFHNAFHGRSLFTVSVGGQPKYSDGFGPKPADIIHVPFNDLHAVKAVMDDHTCAVVVEPIQGEGGVTAATPEFLKGLRALCDEHQALLVFDEVQSGMGRTGELFAYMHYGVTPDILTSAKALGGGFPVSAVLTTQDIASAFHVGSHGSTYGGNPLACAIAGAAFDIINTPEVLSGVNAKRELFVKHLQQIDGQYDVFSEIRGMGLLVGAELKPQYKGRARDFLHAAAHEGVMVLNAGPDVMRFAPSLVVEEKDIEDGLHRFAAAVGKIVKG
- a CDS encoding YccS/YhfK family putative transporter; protein product: MWRRLIYHPEVNYALRQTLVLCLPVAVGLIFGHLQQGLLFSLVPACCNIAGLDTPHKRFFKRLIVGGCLFAGCSLAVQLLLARDIPLPLILTVLAMTLGVTAEISSLHARLLPASLIAAIFTLSLAGNMPIWEPLLIYALGTLWYGLFNWFWFRMWREQPLRESLSLLYVQLADYCEAKYTLLTQHTDPEKSLPPLLARQQKVVDLISQCYQQLHMLAANKNHDYKRLLRIFQVGLDLQEHISVSLHHPQEVQKLVERSHAEAVIRWNAQTVAARLRVLADDILYHRYPTRFNMDKQLGALEKIAHQHADNPVGQFAAWHFSRIARVLRTQRPLYPRDLMADKQKRLPLLQALKSYLSLKSAALRNAARISVMLSIASLMGMALHLPKPYWILMTVLFVTQNGYGATRVRIFHRAGGTLAGLIIAGITLHFHVPEGYTLVGMLAITMVSYLIIRKNYGWATVGFTVTAVYTLQLLTLNADRLIIARLVDTLIGCLIAFGGMVWLWPQWQSGLLRQNAHDALEADQQAIRLILSDDPQPSPLAYQRMKVNQAHNALFNSLNQAMQEPGFNSHYLADMKLWVTHSQFIVEHINAMTTLAREHTMLTPDLAQRYLQSCEIALQRCQQRLEYDAPGESGDSNILEAPETLTHGPMSTLEQHLQRILGHLNTMHTISSVAWRQRPHHGIWLTRRLKRTAY